tgaaaaaataaaacaagctctTGGAATAGATCAGTCCTCTTTCCTACAGTTTACATGTTACCAAGCTGGATCGTACATCTTGGGGTGAATGACagcagtacatttactcagatAGCCTACTAAAGCACAATTTTAAGGtatattttatgctactttatacttctactccattacatttcagagaggatatattgtactttttaccccATTATACATTTCTGACAGCTAATTCGTTACTTTTCAGAATAAGATTTGATTTTGGCTATGTATAGTAtaagtgtaaaatgtaatacCTTGTCAAAGATTAAGCCAGTGGTTCCGAACCTTTTCTTTCCACCTTAAACTTTTGCATCCTCTTTTTGTGATCAGGAAGTTTAATTTGAATGGTACACTGTACACAAAGACACGAAGTGAAGGTTATGATTTCAGTATTAAAAGAACTGACTGGACTACAGAAGagtttatttatctattcaATCAATCAAGCAATTAATTAATCCTTCAATCATCTTGAGGTCCACCCAGACTCTAAAACCAGTGAGCGACAGCAATGCATCATTACATTTAATGTCAACCACTTATCCTCAAACCGCAGAAGAAGAGGTCTGTCTTTTGTCCAATCAGAGGCGACGTTGCTACGTGTAGTGCGCAGGCGCTGTTAAGCAGAAATTTCATGTGTTGTACGTCGTGTCCGGTGGAGGTCATAGACATCTGAAGAAAACTGAGGTGAGTTATGACCTGCACTGCGTTCGTGACACTGAAAATACATACTTGTATAGCCTAATGTGTGTGTAGCAATAATTAGAAAGCGAACTGGACACGTTTTTTGTACATATTATCAATAAATGACATTATATCATAAGTGTTGAGTAAGGCGAACACGAGCAACCACTCTCAGCGAGATAACATGCGTACAGTCACCGGGCGTGCCATATAGATTTAGCTGACTTACGCTTTATTGTCGTTTTAATGTATCTCAAattatgtatatatagtattttaCATGTCGAAACTCTTAAGCTTCAGTGCACCGTTAAGTCGGCTTAGCTGGCCAACTCTCAGTTCATATCTGataagctaatgctagctagtgagctaagttagctaacacCCAAAAACCTTGGCATCTCTGAGGCCAAGGCCAGCTATTACTGGATGAAAGGGATTTAGACTGGCTTTTTAAGTCCtgttacacacactgtaatggGTTACATTGCGTAGGAGTATTGTTGGTGATGTGTACTAATTGTATCAACCTTTGTCTTATTTTCACTGCCAATAGATTGCTGTCATGGCCAAGCTTTTTGAGTCTATTGGGAAGTTGGGGCTTGCCCTCGCCGTTGGTGGAGGTGTTGTGAACTCTGCTCTTTTCAATGGTGAGTGCTGGTCAATTGCATACCTACAACACATAACTTAAGGATAGTGGTGTTCATTTTCAACCTGGACCAGTTCACCTCTTGTTCCCCCTTACTGACAAGTGATTCATATGTCTTTGTCATATGAACACTGCAATCATTGAGTGTAAAATAGGACCACTAACTGAGTcattaaatgattattaaagctgtttttacatgtaaaacttTACAATTCCGTAGGATGTTCGTGAGATCAACTTAATAAAAACGCATGCAAATAGACAAAGCACAAGTAAATGAAGAAAACGTCTTCACCACATTGACAATGTAAAGGCAACATTGGGaaaaatgctgcaaataaataaaaaacaaattaagaaGTTGACAGAAATGCAttgcaaatgttaaaatacttCCAATCCAATATTTGACCATTTGCCAGTGATGTTTGCAACAGAGACAGCAATGATTATTTGAGTTTTAAAATTCCGATAAATATGTTAACTAAAATAATGTCTGTAATAAACTCGATAGCAGCCATGTAGCACCCTGTAACTCTTCAGCAATATGCAATAAGGTTGGGAAAACACTGCCttggattaaaaacaaattctcaACCAAACATTTGACTGTTGTAGAACTACAAAAACCTGTATGCTGTATACACAAACCTTTTGGCTGAGAGACTAACTATCCTCTTTGCTACAGTTGATGCAGGGCACCAGGCTGTGATATTTGACAGGTTCAGAGGAGTGCaagatgttgttgttggtgaAGGGACCCACTTCCTCATTCCCTGGGTTCAGAAACCTATCGTCTTTGATTGCCGCTCCCGTCCCCGCAACGTGCCTGTCATCACAGGCAGCAAAGGTACTTCAATTATCTACTGAACTGCTATAATGCTGTCCTCACTTTTGCTCATACACATTCTGTGTCCCTTAAAACTCAGTTGGCTGTATGGGTTCTCTGAGGATGCAACTAGCCTCTTGGAAATGCTATATTTCTTTTTGTAAGGAGGAAGATAAGCTGGCATGACTTACATCTAGCCTACTATAACTATGCTATATATCTTAATATTtcttattattgtattattctTACTATCTACAAACTGTGCAAACATTATCTAATAATGTTATAAGGTTTGTTCTTTCACCTATAGGCTAATATGTGCAGTAAGAGTTAAATTGTAATCATTCCCCCCACAGAtctgcaaaatgtaaacatcacaTTGCGTATCCTTTTCCGGCCGGTGACCAACCAGCTGCCGCGCATCTTCACTAGTATTGGTGAAGACTATGATGAGAGGGTGCTGCCATCTATCACCACAGAGGTCTTAAAGGCTGTAGTGGTGAGTATCAGTCAAGATGAGTAGTTGCAAATAAACAGATGGATGAGTGAGAGTGAGCTGATAAACAGACTCATaagccactgtgtgtttgtctctttttcacaGGCCCGGTTTGATGCTGGTGAACTCATCACCCAGAGAGAGCTTGTGTCTCGGCAGGTTAGTGAGGACCTTACAGAAAGAGCCTCCACCTTTGGCCTCATCTTGGATGACGTTTCACTGGTATGAATCTACTGGCAAGTTTTTCAACAGTGTCCATGTTATCTTTTCAGTTGGATTGTAACTTGGAGAAAcaattgtattttcttcttgCAGACACACTTGACCTTTGGCAAGGAATTCACAGAGGCTGTTGAGATGAAGCAGGTGGCCCAGCAGGAGGCTGAAAGGGCCCGCTTTGTTGTAGAAAAGGTATTTTTAACACACAAGTCATTCCTAGACCACTTTGTATGCAGTCTCTATGGGGGAAAAAGATGGAAGGCCGAATTACAGTAATTGTGAATTAAGGCAACTCACAAAATCTTTTTATCCTTTTAGGCAGAGCAACAGAAGCAGGCGGCCATCATTTCAGCAGAGGGAGATTCCCAGGCTGCCTTGCTCATTGCCAACTCCCTGATGGAGGCTGGTGATGGTCTGGTAGAGCTACGTAAGCTGGAGGCAGCTGAGGACATCGCTTTCCAGCTCTCCCGCTCCCGCAACGTCACTTACTTGCCCTCAGGACAGGGCACATTGCTCCAGTTGCCCCAGTGATAACATCTCACCCCATGTCTGCCCCACTTGCTGTCACCAGCGGTTACAAGGGCTATGGAAGGGGTGGTTGGAGGATTCAATAATGGCCTCCCAACTTCACACACATTCCTCCCACTCTTTCTCTAGCCAACTCTGGACTGGGCTCTGCTGATAGCAGCATGGTGGGAGACAAAGTGAGATGTCTGTGATGGATACATTAATGAAGTCCAGCCATGTGTGAGGAAGTGGAGGGTAACCTATATATACAtaatacttttgttttgaaaagaattGACAATGAAGTAAATTCAGATTTGTCTTTACTACATTGTTTCAGATTCAGAGCACTGCATATATGGAAAGCAACAGTGATTTTAACATCAGCGTTTAACAGTTTGTGATTCCTGTAAAAGACAAGATGATAAATTGTGAATGACAAATGCCATTACTCTGTTATTGTTGTGCTGGAAAGTTTCATTAAATTGTGTAACGACGTATATTCAAATCTGTTATGAAAGGCTCTCCTTTGGATTCACTGATATAACGGACAAGAGATGATTTATTAATTTGACTTaaattctgtttgtgtgttctgaCTTTGCTAGAGGGATTAAAAGTCTATCTGCTCTCTAGCAAAGAATGTCTTCATGAATAATATTGCCACCCCCAATCAACTTGAATGTGCCTGTCAGATAGTAGAAGATGATCCTTCATTCTGGACAGTTGTCACTGTGTCTttagtgtgtgtggaggaagtgTAAGCCCCATGTTTCAGAAATGGCTCAACTTTACAATAAAATTGTCTTTCTACCTCCCATTGGTCAGGCTTGTTGCTCAAGGCCTCAGAggtgaatgtacagtatttgctaTTGAGTGTAATCACAATAGTCACCACAGGAGGGTGCATCATAATTATGTCCCTTTTTTGAAAAAACACTGTAGAAGGTGAGCAGTCAGTTGCACTGTTGCTTCCTTAACAATTGCGCCATTATCATGTTTCAAAATGgatacaattttatttttaaagtttaTCTGTCATTGGTGGCGTTGAAGACGGAGAGAAAGTTTAATTTattgagtgattttttttttgaaaaacgGCTATTTGCGAAGAAATTAAAACTTCTATGCAACTACTGATCTTTTAAATATCTTCTGATATATATACTTCAAAATGACGTCTTAGAAATGAAGAAGGCACTGTTGAGATTAATATTACTGCATatcatatacattttatatcGATCATCTATTTTTTAAACCCTTATCATACgcattattatttatcattaagGAAAATATATCGCTGAAATATGTAATTTTGTTAATTTCCCATGGAAATAAATGGgaaacaatatataaataattattGGGTCTTGCGTGTTCAGAAGACCAAAAAACTTTACCAAccagaaaattaaaattaaagagGTATAATATTAAAGAGTAAGAGTTGATGATAAAAATAGTCTACATTCATTACTCTTTTAGGATTTTTCCTTTGAGAGGATAAAACGGTCCTCGGGGCcttctcattattatttcatcaaTCACGGATCTCAGCTCAGCGCGTGTGCGCGCGCTGTGCCCTGTCTGGTTTGGAGGGGAGACGAAAAGAATCCAGACCCAGACACGCTGCCGCGCGCCTGCCCAGACAGCGGCCTGAATGCCTGGGATGAGCGCGGGACGGCAGTGGTACGCGCGAGAGCTTGGCCGGGCCACGTAGCGGGGCTGAGGACACCGGTGCGCAGGTATCTCCGCAGCCCTTAACGCACACCAACATTTAAACGCACACGTTTTGCACAAAAAGATCATTGGCATTGCCCTTTCTAAATGCACATCCGCGAATGTAGAgggagagcgagcgagagaagTGCGCGTGCAACCCTGAATCTGTGCAACTCTGATTGCACGAACGCAAGAGGGAGGTCGCTCTCGACGGAGGTAAGCCAGCAAACCGACAGCAAAATGTTGCTATATAACTTAATTTTATGCACTTACATGTATGACAAGCATGGCAGCTGCTGGGAAAAGCACAAGCAGGTCGCCGGTAGCCGGTGGCCGGAGCTAACGTCAGAATTGTCCGTGAGCTCAGCTAGCACTGACTTTGTGACAGTGTCGAGTTGAGTGGGTTTGTCAGTACAGCCGTCGGGGGTTTTGTAAGGAAAGCGGCGCTTTTCATCTTGCACGACAAGTAAGATAGGTTGAAAACAAAGCATGACATCGGCTTTTCATGTAGCGTCATGTGGGTCCGGTAACTGTCACACTTCCCCTTTCAAAGTGCAGTATCGAAATTAAGTGTAACGTTAATGCTAAATATCTGACGTTGATGCTAGCTTTAAGCTAACTAGCCCCAATCTGGGCGGTTTTGggttaaaaaaagtgaaagtccTCAATCTGTTGTTATCTAATGCATGTCAGCAAACATTAGCCTTCAGATGGTATAGCTTGTGCAGGGTAATAAGATTGTTCTTGAGGTTGAGTAACCTTAACTGCACTAAAATATCTAATGGCTGCACCTTGAGCTAATGTAGCCAAGTTAGCTTGTCATGTGTGTGCAGGTTAATACCTATGGAgtatagctagctagctaagtaGCCTAAGTTGGCCAGGCCTCCACAGTGTTACTGCTGTTCGGTGTTCAatgttgcctttttgttttaactCTTTCTTTGCTTCATACACACTGCAACGTTAACTCCAAGTGTTGTAGCTCAACGAGATGTAGCTCTATAAAACCAGAAAGTAGCTGCTGCACTATATCTCGTCATACTTCCCAAAATTATGTATGGTCCTGGTTTCGCACTTTGTAACCTCGTTTGTCAAATCGTAAGCATGTTGGACCCAGTCCTTCCGTTTATATTTCAATCATGTGTcagtattgttttgtattgtcCAAATCAGATGTTAAACAAAAGAGCCATGATGATTGTTTCCATGTTATCTTTCCCTATGTAGAATAGAGATACCCCAGTAGTGAACATCAGTGGACTGCTGTCAGGCTTGACAGTGTCGCTCTGTGCTGTGATGAGAATAAAGAAACTTGGTATGGGAGAGCTTGGGACTGAGATAATACTCTCCCACTTTCTATGATACCTCAGATGATTTATACCAGACCAAAAACGCTAGGTACTGCTCTGTGACCCGATTATGGGCTTTAGGGCCAAATACCTACAGAGGCATGGAGCACCCCCGCAGTGCACCACACAGTGAGCTGGTTAAGGTCTTATGAGTTTGGACAGAGTGAGGAATGTGAACCCTCACACGGTCCTCTACAAGCTGCGAAAGGGAAAGCTCATTAAAGTCCAGACTTGGAAGGGAGCATGGATTTGAGGAGCACTGCTGCATAATAAGTGGTAAACGTGACGTATTTTGACTGCTTCAGAGGTCTCATCTGCTTTACTGTCACAAGCCAAGCACGCGTGAACACTTGCACTATTTAATGCTGTTGGTTTAAGTGTTGTATAGTGCCATTGCAGTAAAGCCACCATTCTGTGTCACTCAAATCTTAAGCCACAGTAGCATCTATCCGGTATATGACTGGCTTTGTGGCTTACCCTATTTGAAAAGCTTTGGTTTCTCGTCATGTCTCCAAAGCATGATTGAGGAAGGCTATTATTTGGTTAATGTTGAATACACTTATATTTCTGGTCAAGCTTTGCTGAGCACTAGAAATGCTTTGGATTACTTGAATGGGCTGTTAGAGAGACATCTATTTAtgcacttttctcttttttgcatCAGGGtgcaaagaaactgaaaaacaaaaaacagtcaCAAATAATGATCATTCCTATCGGTTTGACCTCCCGGTCTGACAAGGTGATTGTGTAGACTAATTACGAGTGATATTGAGAAGTCTACGCTCTACTTGATTCCCACATCAAAGGACTGCATTATTTCACTGTGAGTGAAACTCTGAAATGACTCATCACTGATAATGATAAGCGGGTGGAAGGATTTTGCTCAATACTGGTTACATAACCACACggcttgtttgtttatttgcacatgtgcgttttttgacagttttcagCTGTGAATTTAGCAGTTTTAATTGGCTTTGAATTTTAATGGCACATTAGATACAGTCTTACAGTTGCTGTTGTGTATTCTTTCAACCccataaacattcattttaaacatgCATGTGCTTAAAAGAGAATGGAACCCGCTCATTGCATGTTAAGTCAAGTTCAGGCAGTGGTTTCTCATGCAATTTATATTCCTCTGTCATCCAGACGCAGGATTATCTATTAGGCTTTGTGTCTAAGACAGCCATGTGAGTTGAGTTGCTCTGTCAGTGCAGAGCTCACCCTCCCTCTGTGGTCTTAATgctctcagagctgctgtccAATTCTCAGAAAGGATCAGAGTCAGCATGCACAGGAAgacaggtgtgtctgtgtgtgtgtggggatagTCAAATTTTACATAAATAGCTTTCACTTGTGCTTGCAAAACTGGTAAAACATAGATGAATGTGTATTTGGCTTTAATAAAAACCTTGCAAGCATCATTTAGTTCCATTCACATCTGCCTTCATTTTTGCATGCTTTTTATTACAGTATAACAAGATGAAGGAAAATCAGTTTAGGGTTAGAGATTATAGCGAGCCATTGAGAATCAATTTGACCAGAAGTTAAGTTCAGATTGAGTACTCCgatccttttttttaaaagatgctctgtgtatttgtgaacAAAGTTGAAAAATGTTGGAGAGTAAAATCCATTGTAAGTCAAATGTGGATCTGTCATTTGGAGTTATTCTGGTTTTATTACTGATGACCACAAGCAAGTGCTGCTTCTGTTCAGTTTGAATCAGGGTTTGTATTGAACCCTCAGAAATAAAGTAGTCATGAGGACTATAGTAAAAGTGAGTCACCTCAAATGAAAACAGCACTTTTTATGCGGCAAATACAGCTCCGGAAAGAGATGCTTTTTGCTAATTGTGACCAAGAAATGGGATCCcaattattataaaaataaaaataaatatcatgTTTTCTGTAATTACGTAGTTCTAAACTCATCATGTCACTTGCAATCCCCTCCTTTGCACACTCTCTTGCTAATTTTTCTGGCACTCTCGCAAAGCCTTCATGTTAATCGTGATTGTAAATTAAAGACTAGAACAAAGTAGTCTTCATGGTTCGGTTGGGGGATGTTTGAATATGAGAGTCCCTCTGGCCcatttatgttttctttgtagACGGTGGAGCGTTGTGtgttaaaagaaataaagcGTATGCTGTCTCCAAGAAaggaaatatcttttttttagTTCTTGCTCAGGGAGGTTTTCTAGTGAGCAAACCGCCCTAGTGCACACTCATCATGGCAAGTAGGGTGTAAGGTTGTTTGAGGTCAACCAACTGTCAGCCAGGGACATCCCAgcataaatgtacaaaaagtaaataacaTACAAACGCCATAAAAGCAAGGAGTCCccaagaaaatgtatttatttgttttaatactGTCTTTTTCATCTTTGACTTGCATGCACATGATGATGTTACTGTAGGTTGCAAACTGTGTAGGGCTGTGGCTTCATTGAAAAGTTGAAATACAGTTTCCTGTGGTTGTATTTGCAATACAAGCTCCTGAGCTGTGGTTACACTATGCTCTTTAACAGTCAATGGGAGGTATGTgtgcaagtttgtgtgtgtcacttaAAAAAATAGACAATCTTTTGTTTAATCAGTGCTCTGCCATCGAGTTGGTGAGGGTTCATGTTTTAGCAAAGTGCTCAGATCATTTTTGTTAATTGTTTCAAATGTTAAACTTGAAAGATATGAAACAACTATGATCAAGTGAAGTTTTTGAGCGCAgcaattatttattaataagaTTCAAGATTCAGATTGTAGGTGATGTGCAATGATTACATTTATGTTTACATAGTCTATTGCAATACATATTGAGCTATCAACAAGCATCATCTTTTCTATGTATAATACTTCTCAGTGGGGAATAATTGTGTCTTGTTGTATTTCACTTGTTAATATGCTTTTGAATCAACAGGATGTATTATGGTGTGTCACTCTAGAAAGCAAACCATCTTGTTTTATAGTGAGGTGTTTCAGTTGTGGCCTGGAAATATTTTGAATACTCTGCTTTTGAAATTGAATCTGCTAACATTCATTTGTGAAGGCTGTGGTTTAGAttctcacacacaacactgaaacatttgtgGGCAAATGTGGCGCTCAGTGCTGAAAACTTGACAATATGGCTGTAGTTTCAGTTCACAGACTCCCTATTGACACATGACAGCAGAAGAGGACCTTTTCCAATCTCATCTATATTTCTCCCTGTTTCTTCTCTGTCATATCTCATAGGTAATGCGCTGTAAATGGCTCTTCAAGCAATACCCAGAAGTCCTAACAGCAGTTCCATGTCTGGCATTCGGCTCGTCTTTACCTGCTCTGCAGTTTGAAGACACTGGCACCCTGCAGGACAGCAGCGTTCAGTGAAACTGAATCTGACATCTGCCTACACCTCACATAATAACCTGAGAGGAATTTAGCTTCAAATGTTCAGCATCACAGATACTGAGCCTTTGATTTTGCAGTCTGACTTTTG
The sequence above is a segment of the Enoplosus armatus isolate fEnoArm2 chromosome 17, fEnoArm2.hap1, whole genome shotgun sequence genome. Coding sequences within it:
- the phb gene encoding prohibitin 1, encoding MAKLFESIGKLGLALAVGGGVVNSALFNVDAGHQAVIFDRFRGVQDVVVGEGTHFLIPWVQKPIVFDCRSRPRNVPVITGSKDLQNVNITLRILFRPVTNQLPRIFTSIGEDYDERVLPSITTEVLKAVVARFDAGELITQRELVSRQVSEDLTERASTFGLILDDVSLTHLTFGKEFTEAVEMKQVAQQEAERARFVVEKAEQQKQAAIISAEGDSQAALLIANSLMEAGDGLVELRKLEAAEDIAFQLSRSRNVTYLPSGQGTLLQLPQ